Proteins encoded by one window of Prevotella nigrescens:
- a CDS encoding glycoside hydrolase family 13 protein has protein sequence MKRLTLLLSLCLLTVSVSAKIEIKKLEPTNWFVGMKDASLQLMAYGDNIRNAEVTVDYPNARIDSLVQLDSPNYLLIYLNLKDAQAGTMNINFRLGKQKTTVKYALLERTMSGEERKGFDNSDVLYMLMPDRFANGNPKNDIVKGMQDQLCNRNEPSLRHGGDIAGIMQHLDYFTDLGVTALWFTPVLENDRPADGGKFSTYHGYATTDYYRVDPRFGTNGDYKALTDACHKRGLKVVMDMIFNHCGDYHLWNRDVPAKDWFNNPNYGLQTSYKLTPVLDPYASKVDMAETVDGWFVSSMPDLNHRNPHVMQYLVQNSIWWIETVGIDGIRMDTYPYADRKAMATWMKRIDMEYPNFNTVGETWVTEPAYTAAWQKDSKLSEENSYLKTVMDFAFFDRLSMAKNEETDDWWKGFNRIYNSLCYDYLYENPSSVMAFIENHDTDRFLGNGKDTLALKQAYALLLTLNRIPQLYYGTEILMNGTKEVADGNVRKDFPGGFAGDTANKFTREGRTAAENAMFDWTARLLHWRKGNDVIAHGKQTQFIPWHGVYVVARQYNGKNVMTVINGRNAAGKLEVKRYAEIIGNHATARDITTGRTIPLTADVPLSARQAMVLEF, from the coding sequence ATGAAACGATTAACTCTGTTGCTCTCGCTCTGTCTTCTGACGGTCAGTGTCAGTGCAAAGATAGAAATAAAGAAGCTCGAACCCACAAATTGGTTTGTAGGAATGAAAGATGCGTCGTTGCAATTAATGGCTTATGGCGACAATATACGCAATGCCGAAGTAACGGTAGACTATCCCAATGCACGCATCGACTCGCTCGTCCAACTCGATTCGCCCAACTATCTGCTCATCTATCTTAACCTGAAAGATGCGCAAGCAGGCACAATGAATATAAACTTCAGGCTCGGAAAGCAAAAGACAACGGTGAAATATGCCTTGCTCGAACGCACTATGAGCGGCGAAGAACGCAAGGGTTTCGACAATTCAGACGTGCTTTATATGCTTATGCCCGACCGCTTTGCCAACGGCAATCCCAAGAACGACATTGTAAAAGGTATGCAAGACCAGCTCTGCAACCGCAACGAACCAAGCCTGAGACACGGCGGCGACATTGCCGGCATTATGCAACACCTCGACTATTTCACTGATTTGGGCGTTACTGCCCTTTGGTTCACGCCCGTCTTAGAGAACGACCGCCCTGCCGACGGTGGCAAATTCAGCACCTACCACGGCTATGCTACAACCGATTACTACCGCGTAGACCCGCGTTTTGGTACAAATGGCGACTACAAAGCACTGACAGATGCATGCCACAAACGCGGTTTGAAAGTGGTAATGGATATGATTTTCAACCATTGTGGCGACTATCACCTGTGGAACAGGGACGTTCCGGCAAAGGATTGGTTCAACAATCCTAACTATGGGCTGCAGACTTCGTACAAGCTGACACCCGTACTCGACCCCTATGCCAGTAAGGTAGATATGGCAGAAACGGTAGACGGCTGGTTCGTAAGTTCGATGCCCGACCTCAATCATCGCAATCCGCACGTGATGCAGTACCTCGTTCAAAACTCAATATGGTGGATAGAAACAGTCGGAATAGACGGCATTCGAATGGACACCTACCCCTATGCCGACCGAAAAGCAATGGCAACGTGGATGAAACGCATTGATATGGAATATCCAAACTTCAATACTGTGGGCGAAACGTGGGTAACAGAGCCTGCCTATACGGCAGCATGGCAGAAGGACAGTAAACTCTCGGAAGAGAACAGCTACCTGAAGACCGTTATGGACTTTGCTTTCTTCGACCGACTTTCTATGGCGAAGAACGAGGAAACCGACGATTGGTGGAAGGGATTTAACCGCATCTACAATTCGCTGTGCTACGATTACCTCTATGAAAACCCCTCAAGCGTAATGGCTTTCATAGAAAACCACGACACCGACCGCTTTCTTGGCAATGGCAAAGACACCTTGGCACTGAAGCAAGCCTATGCCCTATTGCTCACATTGAACCGCATTCCACAACTTTATTATGGTACTGAAATCCTGATGAACGGCACGAAAGAAGTTGCCGACGGCAATGTCCGCAAAGACTTCCCAGGTGGTTTCGCAGGCGATACAGCCAATAAATTCACACGAGAGGGGCGTACTGCAGCAGAAAATGCCATGTTCGACTGGACAGCTCGCCTGCTTCACTGGCGCAAAGGTAACGATGTTATTGCCCACGGCAAACAAACCCAGTTCATTCCGTGGCACGGAGTCTATGTCGTAGCACGCCAATACAACGGCAAAAACGTAATGACCGTTATCAATGGTCGCAACGCAGCAGGCAAGTTAGAAGTAAAACGCTACGCAGAAATCATTGGCAACCATGCTACTGCGCGCGACATTACTACTGGCAGAACCATTCCGCTCACAGCCGATGTGCCACTAAGTGCACGCCAAGCAATGGTATTGGAATTTTAA
- the murA gene encoding UDP-N-acetylglucosamine 1-carboxyvinyltransferase, translating into MECFLIEGGHRLSGTIVPQGAKNEALQVISATLLTTEEVVIDNIPNILDVNNLIKLLTDIGVKVTKLGENKYSFCADEVNLDYLESVEFVEKCSSLRGSVLLYGPLLGRFGKATIAKPGGDKIGRRRLDTHFLGFKNLGAHFEHREERNVYELKAEKLVGTYMLLDEASVTGTANIVMAAVLAEGITTIYNAACEPYLQQLCSMLNAMGAKISGIGSNLLTIEGVKTLEGTQHRILPDMIEVGSFIGMAAMIGDGIRIKDVSIKNLGIIPDTFRRLGVQIEEEGDDLFIPRQEHYEIDSFIDGTIMTIADAPWPGVTPDLISVLLVVATQAQGSVLFHQKMFESRLFFVDKLIDMGAQIILCDPHRAVVVGNNNCHALRGGRMSSPDIRAGIALLIAAMSAQGISRIDNISQIDRGYENIEERLNALGAKIQRVDIC; encoded by the coding sequence ATGGAGTGTTTTCTCATTGAAGGCGGACACCGTCTGTCGGGTACCATCGTGCCTCAAGGAGCTAAGAACGAGGCTTTACAAGTGATTAGCGCAACATTGCTGACCACCGAAGAAGTTGTTATCGACAACATTCCAAATATCTTGGACGTAAACAACCTTATAAAACTGCTCACAGACATTGGCGTAAAGGTTACGAAACTGGGCGAAAACAAGTATTCTTTTTGCGCCGATGAGGTGAATTTAGACTATTTGGAGAGTGTAGAATTTGTTGAGAAATGCTCGTCTTTGCGCGGTAGCGTGCTGCTTTACGGACCTTTATTAGGCAGATTTGGCAAGGCAACGATAGCCAAACCGGGGGGCGATAAGATTGGGCGTCGCCGTTTGGACACCCACTTCCTTGGTTTTAAAAACCTTGGAGCACACTTTGAACACAGAGAAGAACGCAACGTGTACGAACTGAAAGCCGAAAAGCTTGTCGGAACCTATATGCTTTTAGACGAAGCATCGGTTACGGGCACAGCCAATATCGTTATGGCAGCTGTCTTGGCAGAGGGTATTACCACGATATACAATGCTGCTTGCGAGCCTTACTTGCAACAACTGTGCAGCATGCTCAACGCCATGGGCGCGAAAATCAGCGGCATTGGCAGCAATCTGCTTACCATTGAGGGTGTGAAAACGCTGGAAGGAACACAACACCGCATACTTCCCGACATGATAGAAGTAGGTTCGTTTATCGGTATGGCAGCCATGATAGGCGACGGTATCAGAATAAAAGATGTGTCGATAAAGAATCTTGGCATCATTCCCGACACGTTCCGGCGACTTGGCGTGCAGATTGAAGAGGAGGGCGACGACCTTTTTATTCCACGACAAGAACACTATGAGATTGATTCATTTATTGATGGAACCATTATGACCATTGCCGATGCACCGTGGCCGGGCGTAACACCCGACCTTATTTCGGTGTTGCTCGTAGTCGCAACACAAGCACAGGGCAGCGTGCTCTTCCATCAGAAGATGTTCGAAAGCCGCTTGTTCTTTGTCGATAAGCTCATCGACATGGGCGCACAAATCATTCTTTGCGACCCACATCGTGCAGTAGTGGTAGGAAACAACAACTGTCATGCGTTGAGAGGAGGCAGAATGTCGAGCCCCGATATTCGTGCGGGTATCGCCCTGCTCATCGCTGCCATGTCGGCACAAGGCATCAGTCGCATCGACAATATATCACAAATAGACCGTGGCTACGAAAATATTGAGGAACGGCTCAATGCACTCGGTGCGAAGATACAGCGTGTAGACATTTGCTAA
- a CDS encoding DUF4290 domain-containing protein has translation MKIDGLDYNTQREKLLLPEYGREIQNMVSYCVELPTKEERQQCAETIVSIMDRMNPQGRESADHEQKLWDHLAIMADFKLDIDYPYDVSQALKIATKPEPMGYPMSKIPVRHYGKMMFELFEQLKTMEEGNEKEELVRLVANQMKRCLIQWGHGSSDDEKVASDLARFTDGAVQLDLDVFKFDKINLKELQPVRNNKKRR, from the coding sequence ATGAAGATAGACGGATTGGACTACAACACTCAGCGCGAAAAGCTATTGTTGCCTGAATACGGGCGTGAAATACAGAACATGGTGAGCTATTGCGTGGAACTGCCAACAAAGGAAGAACGACAGCAATGTGCCGAAACCATTGTTTCGATTATGGACAGAATGAACCCACAAGGCAGGGAAAGTGCCGACCACGAACAGAAACTGTGGGACCATTTAGCCATTATGGCAGACTTCAAGTTGGATATTGACTATCCGTACGATGTTTCGCAGGCATTGAAAATAGCAACGAAGCCAGAGCCTATGGGCTATCCGATGTCGAAAATACCTGTACGCCACTATGGAAAAATGATGTTCGAACTGTTCGAACAGCTAAAGACAATGGAGGAAGGCAACGAGAAGGAAGAGCTTGTTAGATTGGTTGCCAACCAGATGAAACGCTGTCTGATACAATGGGGGCACGGTTCTTCCGACGACGAGAAAGTGGCTTCCGACCTCGCACGCTTCACCGACGGAGCGGTGCAGTTGGACTTGGACGTCTTCAAATTCGACAAGATAAATCTAAAAGAGTTGCAACCTGTACGCAACAATAAAAAGAGAAGATAA
- the tsaB gene encoding tRNA (adenosine(37)-N6)-threonylcarbamoyltransferase complex dimerization subunit type 1 TsaB — MSCILNIETSTNVCSVALSEDGACIFTQEDHGGPNHGEQLGKFVDEALSFADSHAIPVDAVAVSSGPGSYTGLRIGTSMAKGICYGADIKLIAVPTLELLCVPVLLHHDEIEDNALLVPMIDARRMEVYAQVFDRALHEIRPIQADVVDENTYKEYLDKGSVYFFGNGAEKCMETINHPNAHLIKGIEPLAKNMLPLAEKRIALEQYEDVAYFVPMYLKDFVAKQAKPLL; from the coding sequence ATGTCGTGTATATTAAACATAGAAACCAGCACCAACGTGTGCTCCGTGGCATTGAGCGAAGACGGTGCTTGCATCTTCACACAGGAAGACCATGGCGGTCCTAACCACGGTGAGCAGTTGGGAAAGTTTGTCGATGAAGCCCTGTCGTTTGCCGACAGCCACGCCATTCCCGTTGATGCTGTTGCGGTCAGCAGTGGTCCAGGCTCTTACACGGGGCTTCGCATAGGCACATCGATGGCAAAGGGCATCTGCTACGGTGCCGACATCAAGCTGATTGCAGTGCCTACGCTCGAACTGCTTTGCGTGCCTGTGCTGCTGCACCACGACGAGATTGAGGACAACGCATTGCTTGTTCCGATGATTGATGCACGCCGTATGGAGGTGTATGCGCAGGTGTTCGACCGTGCCTTGCACGAAATTCGCCCTATCCAAGCCGATGTTGTGGACGAGAACACCTACAAGGAATATCTCGACAAAGGTTCTGTCTACTTCTTTGGCAACGGTGCTGAAAAGTGTATGGAAACTATCAATCACCCCAATGCACACCTGATAAAAGGCATCGAACCGTTGGCAAAGAACATGCTGCCGCTGGCTGAAAAGCGCATTGCATTGGAACAATACGAAGATGTGGCGTACTTTGTGCCGATGTATCTAAAGGACTTCGTGGCAAAGCAGGCCAAGCCCCTGCTGTAA
- a CDS encoding glycoside hydrolase family 97 protein → MAMAQGSPKDNSDKWETAASPNGKVVVRFGIDNGRPYYTVQYGTKDVIKKSFLGLELAKSKHASKGMEETNLMDGFELTQTIKTSHDDTWKPVWGETDEIRNHYNEMAVSLWQAKSNRNIKIRFRIYDDGVGFRYEFPQQKDLNYFVIKEEHTQFAMAGDHKAWWIPGDYDTQEQETQESRLSEIRSRFHDAVNWGNSSVAVFSETGVQTALQMKSNDGLYINIHEAACINYPTMHLNLDDKNMVFESWLTPDATGLKGYMQTPCNTPWRTILVSDDARDMLSSHLILNLNEPCKIKDTSWIHPTKYVGVWWEMIVGKSSWNYTDEFPSVQLGITDYNKAKPNGKHGATTANVKKYIDFAAENGIDQVLVEGWNIGWEDWFGHSKDYVFDFVTPYPDFDIDYLNKYAHEKGVKLMMHHETSSSTQNYERHLEAAFNLMNKYGYDAVKTGYVGDIIPRGDHHFSQSTNNHYMHVVEEAAKHHIMVNAHEAVRPTGLCRTYPNMVGNESARGTEYEAFGGSRPDHTVILPFTRLQGGPMDYTPGILETQLKTWSNNQNYVHTTLVGQLALYLTMYSPLQMVADLPENYKKYNDAFQFIKDVPCDWSRSIYLEAEPADYITVARQDKNSNDWYIGGKCDENGHKSVLKLDFLDKDYIYDCTIYADAKNADYKNNPKAYKITHKKVKKGDVLKLTMAPGGGFAISLKARWNGEEHAEQLTKVSQTDF, encoded by the coding sequence ATGGCAATGGCACAAGGAAGCCCGAAAGACAACAGCGACAAATGGGAAACGGCAGCTTCACCCAATGGTAAAGTGGTGGTAAGGTTCGGTATTGACAACGGCAGACCTTACTACACGGTGCAGTATGGCACGAAAGATGTTATTAAAAAGTCGTTCCTTGGCTTAGAGTTGGCAAAGAGCAAACACGCCAGCAAGGGTATGGAAGAAACTAATTTGATGGACGGTTTCGAGCTAACGCAGACCATAAAGACATCGCACGACGACACTTGGAAGCCCGTTTGGGGCGAAACCGATGAGATACGCAACCACTATAACGAGATGGCAGTATCGCTATGGCAAGCGAAAAGCAACCGCAATATAAAGATTCGCTTCCGTATTTACGACGACGGGGTGGGCTTTCGCTACGAGTTTCCGCAGCAAAAGGATCTTAATTACTTTGTTATAAAAGAAGAACACACGCAGTTTGCCATGGCAGGCGACCACAAAGCGTGGTGGATTCCGGGCGATTACGACACGCAAGAGCAGGAAACACAGGAGAGCAGGCTGTCGGAAATACGCAGTCGCTTCCACGATGCCGTGAACTGGGGCAACTCTTCTGTGGCTGTTTTCTCGGAAACTGGCGTCCAGACAGCCTTGCAGATGAAGTCAAACGATGGTCTTTACATCAACATACACGAAGCAGCGTGCATCAATTATCCTACAATGCACTTGAATTTGGACGATAAAAACATGGTCTTTGAGAGCTGGCTGACACCCGATGCCACTGGTTTGAAAGGATATATGCAGACTCCTTGCAACACGCCTTGGCGCACAATACTCGTCAGCGACGATGCCCGCGACATGCTTTCGAGCCATTTAATCCTGAATTTGAACGAGCCTTGCAAGATAAAGGACACCAGCTGGATTCACCCAACCAAGTATGTTGGCGTGTGGTGGGAGATGATTGTGGGCAAGAGCAGCTGGAATTACACAGACGAATTCCCCTCTGTCCAGCTTGGAATAACCGACTACAACAAGGCTAAACCAAACGGAAAGCACGGCGCAACAACTGCAAACGTGAAGAAATACATCGACTTTGCAGCCGAAAATGGCATCGACCAAGTGCTCGTTGAAGGTTGGAACATAGGTTGGGAAGACTGGTTCGGACATTCAAAGGACTACGTTTTCGACTTCGTAACGCCTTACCCAGACTTCGATATAGACTATCTGAACAAGTATGCGCACGAAAAAGGGGTTAAGTTAATGATGCATCACGAGACTTCTTCCAGCACTCAGAACTACGAAAGGCACCTAGAAGCTGCCTTTAACCTCATGAACAAGTATGGCTACGATGCTGTAAAGACTGGTTACGTGGGCGATATTATTCCGCGAGGCGACCATCATTTCTCGCAATCAACGAACAATCACTACATGCATGTGGTGGAAGAAGCTGCCAAACACCACATTATGGTGAATGCACACGAGGCAGTTCGTCCGACAGGACTGTGCCGTACATATCCTAACATGGTAGGTAACGAAAGTGCACGCGGCACAGAATACGAGGCATTTGGCGGCAGTCGCCCCGACCACACGGTTATTTTGCCCTTCACACGCCTGCAAGGAGGACCGATGGACTATACTCCCGGCATTCTTGAAACGCAGCTAAAGACATGGAGCAACAACCAAAACTACGTGCATACTACACTCGTTGGACAGCTCGCACTGTACTTAACGATGTACAGCCCGCTACAAATGGTAGCCGACTTGCCCGAAAACTACAAGAAATACAACGATGCTTTCCAATTCATAAAAGACGTTCCGTGCGACTGGAGCAGGAGCATTTACTTGGAAGCAGAGCCTGCTGACTACATCACCGTTGCCCGTCAGGACAAGAATTCAAACGATTGGTACATCGGAGGAAAGTGCGACGAGAACGGACACAAGAGTGTTTTGAAACTCGATTTCCTCGATAAGGATTACATATATGACTGTACTATCTATGCAGATGCAAAGAATGCGGACTACAAGAACAATCCGAAAGCATACAAAATCACCCATAAGAAGGTGAAGAAAGGCGATGTATTGAAGCTGACAATGGCACCCGGCGGTGGCTTTGCCATCTCTTTGAAGGCACGTTGGAATGGCGAAGAGCATGCCGAACAATTAACAAAGGTGAGCCAGACTGATTTTTAG
- the pulA gene encoding type I pullulanase, producing MKLKYGIITLMATFLFTLTAQAQNVFNEVSYSLRQTTFKLNAPKKPTLRIYEAGRGGNAIKKIKMKQTAENVWEATVSGDLKGKFYTFDIGRGETPGVFAKAVGINGHRGAIIDMQTTNPSGWNSDHRLALKSPADLIIYEMHHRDFSIDPSSGLVNKGKFLALTEQKAIRHLEELGINAVHILPSFDFASIDEANTTTPQYNWGYDPQNYNVPEGSYSFDAEQPTRRILEFKQMVQALHKAGIRVILDVVYNHTFDIKGGNFDRTFPMAYYRYTADGKPSNGSGCGNETASEKPLMRQFMLESMKYWADEYHIDGFRVDLMGIHDIETMNLIRKELSSIDPNIFIYGEGWTAGTCAYPTEKLALKAHIKQMPGIAAFSDEIRDALRGPFSDDKQASFLGGIAGFEESIKAGIAGMIAHPQVDYTKVNYTKEPWANEPTQMIAYVSCHDDMCLVDRLKASIPEAAYDMEEVIRLDQLAQTVVFTSQGIPFMLSGEEMLRDKKGVHNSFNSPDEINHLDWNNLKKYPQVFAYYKGLIQMRKSHPAFRLGSAELVRKHLEFLPTQQDCLVAFRLKNHAGGDKWNNIYVVLNGNADLQSVNIPKGKYTIVANNGVINEAGIGEMEGGEVMIDAQTALILHD from the coding sequence ATGAAACTAAAATACGGCATTATCACGCTAATGGCAACTTTTCTGTTCACGCTGACAGCACAAGCGCAAAACGTTTTCAACGAAGTTAGCTACTCACTGAGGCAGACTACGTTCAAACTGAATGCTCCAAAGAAGCCCACACTGCGCATATACGAAGCCGGAAGGGGCGGCAATGCAATAAAAAAGATAAAGATGAAGCAAACAGCAGAGAATGTTTGGGAAGCTACTGTCAGCGGTGATTTGAAGGGAAAGTTCTACACTTTCGACATCGGACGAGGCGAAACGCCGGGCGTTTTTGCCAAGGCTGTTGGCATAAACGGGCATCGTGGTGCAATCATTGATATGCAAACGACCAATCCAAGTGGCTGGAACAGCGACCATCGCTTGGCTTTGAAGAGCCCAGCCGACCTGATTATCTACGAAATGCACCACCGAGACTTCTCAATAGACCCTTCTTCAGGACTCGTAAACAAGGGTAAATTCTTGGCATTGACCGAGCAAAAGGCGATTAGACATCTGGAAGAATTAGGTATAAACGCCGTTCACATTCTGCCATCGTTCGACTTTGCTTCAATAGACGAAGCCAACACGACTACCCCACAGTACAATTGGGGCTACGATCCACAAAACTATAACGTGCCGGAAGGCAGTTATTCGTTCGATGCAGAGCAGCCTACCCGCCGCATTCTTGAGTTCAAACAAATGGTACAAGCCTTGCACAAAGCAGGCATTCGCGTTATTCTCGATGTGGTTTACAACCATACTTTCGACATCAAAGGAGGCAATTTCGACCGCACTTTCCCTATGGCTTACTACCGTTACACTGCCGACGGAAAGCCAAGCAACGGCTCCGGCTGTGGCAACGAGACCGCTTCTGAAAAGCCTCTGATGCGCCAGTTCATGCTCGAAAGTATGAAATACTGGGCTGACGAATACCATATCGACGGTTTCCGGGTAGACCTTATGGGCATACACGATATAGAAACGATGAATCTTATCCGCAAGGAACTATCGTCAATCGACCCCAATATCTTCATCTACGGCGAGGGTTGGACTGCCGGAACCTGCGCCTACCCCACCGAAAAACTTGCCCTCAAAGCCCACATAAAGCAGATGCCGGGCATCGCAGCGTTCTCTGACGAGATACGCGATGCCCTCCGCGGTCCGTTCTCCGACGACAAGCAAGCGTCTTTTCTCGGCGGTATTGCAGGATTCGAGGAAAGCATTAAAGCCGGCATTGCAGGTATGATAGCCCACCCACAGGTAGATTATACAAAGGTGAACTATACCAAAGAGCCGTGGGCGAACGAGCCAACGCAGATGATTGCGTATGTCAGCTGCCACGACGATATGTGTCTGGTTGACCGATTGAAGGCTTCTATCCCTGAAGCTGCTTACGATATGGAAGAGGTCATACGCTTAGATCAACTCGCACAGACAGTTGTCTTCACCTCGCAAGGTATTCCTTTCATGCTCTCCGGCGAAGAAATGCTGCGCGATAAGAAAGGTGTGCACAACTCATTCAACTCGCCTGACGAGATAAACCACCTTGACTGGAACAACCTGAAGAAGTATCCGCAAGTCTTTGCTTACTACAAAGGGCTCATTCAGATGCGCAAATCACACCCGGCATTCCGTCTTGGCAGTGCCGAGTTAGTGCGCAAACATCTCGAATTCCTGCCAACACAGCAAGATTGCCTCGTAGCTTTCCGACTGAAAAACCATGCGGGTGGCGACAAATGGAACAACATTTACGTGGTACTGAACGGCAATGCAGACCTTCAAAGCGTCAATATTCCGAAAGGGAAATATACCATCGTAGCCAATAATGGTGTCATCAACGAAGCAGGAATTGGCGAAATGGAAGGCGGAGAGGTTATGATTGATGCACAGACCGCACTTATCTTACACGATTAA